In a single window of the Thunnus albacares chromosome 1, fThuAlb1.1, whole genome shotgun sequence genome:
- the mrvi1 gene encoding uncharacterized protein mrvi1: MSDSNDVWESPGCGTRNVLEDTGDTSGFSEHELLDIMYNACNATNTGEVSASTIVQYLQTMTAQSSEQERLAALRHLLDPDCQDPLVSRETFHTTMREWIAQCSQDSTDVGSSNASWPDSSQVPVNGLDFSCSQSKATSSESHQCACDGKDLSGTVAELKQAHRKLSEQNNSLLRTVAQCEDVNLQLTLEINELRAKLASTQRSAVRARSLSEELEETCRAFKEAQERASRTQTNCTQLSNEVECLKVHIRRLEDKNEKLTFERTCSEDSISKLRKVNAELRAELEETLVMLTLRDREITKKDILMDKMKKSHMENHNIIEGLQSQLMRLQEHSQQVLLRYDRHCINPQSLYSRDPPNLRSLQSEMQDMQQQHHRALDDISLPSLHTHSDDIQSIIHRIKSAEIAHLLHNKYPERDSASVETQERPFPQRQQQQASIKQQLLNVLQELELQKCLWEEKGEKVEERLRAQEKEQKQSQTRNQTPNQEAKKVAIVNWWKVLSVEGAKAQTKETRSTQELSERAKLQQAEQTISDMREQVCQLQASPKSVQECVSERKNSSRVVLIHKGTNTESREAGEKVVKDQRDAAVATDPVEITGGAASEQEQTKIRVTADGLLVTLRRMEAMVNNALVTAELVRESEQRVSQVRVKMESITQRVEEALGRAADTDKQLSSLEARITEKAPTQLPCPKLSADPGPDATGFTTESNVEVKDRDRKESPPPSLVIPEVSEPPQLPMNGGIGRGGCNEGLQLQEEEKHLLQGSLLDQSGHNFKEYSDASCAAERPFIFPHTRSRPSLPPAMPTLPEEEEDSPEELDSSSSSPSTSAPGESRAVVMTAPTIIYPQKATIFQQDGRPLEQARPHSPRARLARNSSGGPITTVDSTGNVIDLVKDQLPELQLSEEDRQKNLELLEQAKKVSDRFLTRRGRRSTSSLTDSPTGVSPNPTPSSSPCSSRSSSLTVSPQTAVGPTEATHVSSQPAGQHLEVPSVREQPDVTTQDQEGSRLLVDWKPTEKRKVSSGTLKPRFNVPKEKCDLAAPKSPPAVNKTDEGTGLGRNPNQAPATGVAKPVPRPPTQQAPCTAEIKTIGAFPPLMRAVSWDAVGGLNSRNGAPSFPPAVEETFSEKPRDAVFKSSGYKDLPVQPGSTQKLSKLREEHKLMRNQSVVASKLPDLSEAAEQEKGPPVSPNSASSEETKEKSDAMPNISDVMLRKLKLHRGLPGCAPPLTEKEVENAFVQLSLAFRNDNYTLETRLKQAERERNLTEEDTEKELEEFKGALKMTAPQWQNLEQREAYQRLIETVAVLHRLATRLSSRAEIVGAVRQEKRMNKATEVMMQYVENLKRTYEKDHAELMEFKKLANQNSNRCYGGSVDTGDDGVPRPSRSMSLTLGKALPRRRVSVAVVPKFNLLNIPGQSPAAAGPGSNLTSGPNVGPTASAALPVLSEANDVKGNASSEAAQPATECGKSVAEQESEPAKPAVNLEEIRAEIRAELKAKIEEEAYNKGLQEGLKQSKALQEEKHEEEDAAEKLLESKIKDEESGKKIKTSRRLEEVLVLFGRFWPKITWSKRLLGIALIVFLVMCLVISIFTFFSDYYNRREDT; encoded by the exons ATGTCTGACAGCAATGATG TGTGGGAGTCTCCTGGTTGTGGAACAAGGAATGTACTGGAGGACACGGGGGACACAAGTGGATTCTCTGAACATGAACTCCTTGACATCATGTATAATGCGTGTAACGCCACCAACACAG GAGAGGTGTCGGCCTCGACCATTGTACAGTACCTGCAGACTATGACGGCCCAGAGTTCGGAGCAGGAGAGACTGGCTGCTCTGCGACATCTGCTCGACCCTGACTGTCAGGACCCGCTTGTGAGCAGAGAGACCTTCCACACGACTATGAGGGAGTGGATCGCCCAGTGCAGCCAGGACAG TACTGACGTGGGCAGCAGTAATGCATCTTGGCCCGACTCCTCTCAAGTGCCTGTAAATG GGCTGGATTTCTCATGTTCTCAAAGCAAAGCTACTTCCTCAGAAAGCCACCAGTGTGCCtg TGATGGAAAAGACCTGTCTGGCACAGTGGCTGAACTGAAGCAAGCTCACCGCAAGCTGAGCGAACAGAACAACAGCCTGTTGAGGACGGTAGCTCAGTGTGAGGATGTAAACCTGCAGCTCACTCTGGAGATCAATGAGCTGCGAGCAAAGCTGGCCAG TACCCAGCGGTCAGCAGTGAGAGCCAGATCCCTGTCAGAGGAACTCGAGGAGACCTGTCGCGCATTTAAAGAGGCCCAGGAGAGAGCCAGTCGCACCCAGACCAACTGCACCCAACTG AGCAATGAGGTTGAATGCCTGAAGGTTCACATTAGGAGGCTAGAAGACAAG aatgaaaaactcacttttgAAAGGACATGTTCTGAAGATAGCATCAGCAAACTGCGGAAGGTCAACGCTGAGTTGAGG GCTGAGCTTGAAGAAACCCTGGTTATGTTGactctgagagacagagaaatcaCAAAG AAAGACATTCTTATGGATAAGATGAAGAAATCTCACATGGAGAATCACAACATCATTGAG GGTCTGCAGTCACAGCTGATGAGGTTACAGGAACATTCACAGCAAGTTCTGTTGAG GTACGACAGACACTGTATCAATCCTCAGAGTCTCTACAGTCGAGATCCTCCAAACCTGCGCTCTCTGCAGAGCGAGATGCAGGACATGCAGCAG cagcatcacagAGCTCTGGACGACATAAGTCTCccctccctgcacacacacagtgatgatATTCAGAGCATCATCCACAGGATCAAGTCTGCAGAAATAGCTCATCTTCTGCACAATAAGTATCCTGAGAGG GATTCTGCCTCTGTAGAGACACAGGAGAGGCCTTTTCCTCAACGCCAGCAGCAACAGGCAAGCATCAAGCAGCAGCTTCTCAATGT GCTGCAGGAGCTGGAGCTGCAGAAGTGTTTGtgggaggagaaaggagagaaggtGGAGGAGCGGTTGAGAGCCCAGGAGAAGGAGCAAAAGCAAAGCCAGACCAGGAACCAGACACCGAACCAGGAGGCCAAGAAGGTGGCCATTGTGAACTGGTGGAAAGTCCTCAGTGTGGAGGGGGCTAAGGCCCAGACAAAAGAAACCCGGTCGACCCAAGAGCTCTCTGAGAGAGCCAAGCTCCAGCAAGCAGAGCAGACGATCTCTGATATGAGGGAGCAGGTCTGCCAGCTGCAAGCCTCTCCCAAATCTGTACAGGAGTGTGTCAGTGAGCGAAAAAACAGCAGTAGAGTTGTTCTTATACACAAAGGAACCAACACTGAGAGCAGAGAAGCTGGTGAGAAGGTAGTGAAGGATCAGAGGGATGCAGCGGTGGCTACAGATCCTGTGGAGATCACAGGCGGAGCAGCCTCAGAGCAGGAACAAACCAAGATTCGGGTGACCGCAGACGGACTTCTGGTGACCCTCCGAAGGATGGAGGCAATGGTCAACAATGCCCTGGTGACCGCCGAGCTggtgagagagagcgagcagaGGGTGAGCCAGGTGAGAGTGAAGATGGAGAGCATCACTCAGAGGGTGGAGGAGGCTCTGGGCCGAGCAGCCGACACTGACAAGCAGCTGAGCAGTCTAGAGGCCAGGATCACAGAAAAGGCTCCAACTCAG CTACCATGTCCCAAACTGTCAGCTGACCCTGGACCAGACGCCACCGGCTTTACAACTGAGTCTAATGTGGAAGttaaagacagagacagaaaggagagcCCTCCTCCATCTCTAGTAATCCCAGAAGTCAGTGAGCCTCCACAGCTACCCATGAATG GTGGCATAGGACGAGGCGGCTGCAACGAG GGCTTGCAGCTCCAGGAAGAGGAGAAACACTTGCTGCAAGGATCTCTACTTGATCAAAGTGGCCATAACTTCAAGGAGTACAGTGACGCCTCCTGTGCTGCTGAGAGACCCTTTATTTTCCCCCACACCCGCTCCCGTCCCTCACTGCCCCCCGCCATGCCCACACTGCccgaggaggaagaggactcCCCCGAGGAACTGGACAGTTCATCGAGCTCTCCCAGTACA TCTGCACCAGGTGAAAGTCGAGCCGTTGTCATGACTGCCCCCACTATCATCTACCCACAGAAGGCCACTATTTTCCAACAAGATGGACGTCCACTGGAGCAGGCAAG GCCGCATAGTCCCAGAGCTCGTCTGGCCAGAAACTCCTCTGGAGGACCCATCACCACAGTCG ACAGCACAGGTAATGTGATTGACCTGGTGAAGGATCAGCTGCCGGAGTTGCAGCTCTCTGAGGAGGATCGACAGAAGAatctggagctgctggagcaggCCAAGAAGGTCAGCGACCGCTTCCTGACGCGCCGCGGCCGTCGCTCCACCAGCAGCCTCACCGACTCACCCACAG GTGTTTCTCCGAATCCAACTCCATCATCTTCACCATGTTCTTCTAGAAGCAGCTCACTGACCGTCTCCCCTCAAACTG CTGTTGGACCCACAGAGGCGACACATgtcagctcccagcctgctgGTCAG CATCTGGAGGTTCCTTCTGTGAGGGAGCAGCCTGATGTGACGACCCAGGATCAGGAG GGCAGCAGACTGTTGGTGGATTGGAAGCCCACTGAGAAAAGGAAAGTGTCCTCTGGGACTCTAAAACCCCGTTTTAACGTTCCGAAAGAGAAGTGTGATCTTGCTGCACCTAAAAGTCCTCCAGCAGTCAATAAAACTGATGAGGGAACTGGTCTGGGCCGAAACCCCAACCAGGCCCCGGCCACAGGGGTCGCCAAGCCCGTCCCTCGACCCCCTACCCAACAGGCTCCCTGTACAGCAGAGATCAAGACGATTGGGGCCTTCCCTCCACTAATGAGGGCTGTTTCCTGGGATGCAGTGGGTGGCCTCAATTCTAGAAATGGAGCCCCTAGTTTCCCTCCTGCAGTGGAGGAAACCTTCTCAGAAAAGCCCAGGGATGCTGTCTTCAAATCCTCAGGGTACAAGGACCTCCCCGTCCAGCCGGGGAGCACACAGAAACTGTCTAAACTCAGAGAG gagcaCAAGCTGATGCGTAACCAAAGCGTAGTCGCATCCAAGTTACCGGACTTAAGTGAAGCTGCTGAACAGGAAAAAG GTCCTCCCGTTTCTCCAAACTCAGCCAGCAGTGAGGAGACGAAGGAGAAGTCAGACGCCATGCCAAACATTTCAGATGTGATGCTGAGAAAACTCAAACTTCACCGGGGTCTACCAGGCTG TGCACCCCCACTTACTGAAAAAGAAGTTGAG AATGCATTTGTCCAGCTGTCACTGGCATTTCGTAATGATAACTACACTCTGGAGACCCGGCTCAaacaggcagagagggagaggaaccTGACTGAGGAAGACACTGAGAAAGAACTGGAGGAGTTCAAAGGCGCTCTGAAG ATGACGGCACCACAGTGGCAGAACCTGGAGCAGCGTGAGGCCTACCAACGCCTCATAGAGACGGTAGCGGTGCTGCATCGTCTGGCCACACGGCTCTCCAGCAGAGCGGAGATAGTTGGAGCAGTTCGACAG GAGAAACGTATGAACAAGGCCACTGAGGTCATGATGCAATATGTGGAAAATCTGAAGAGGACGTACGAGAAGGATCACGCTGAGCTGATGGAGTTTAAGAAGCTGGCCAACCAGAACTCAAATCGTTGTTATGGAGGGTCTGTAGACACTGGAG atgatGGAGTTCCTCGACCGTCAAGATCAATGTCCCTCACCCTTGGAAAG GCTCTGCCCAGGCGCAGGGTGAGTGTTGCAGTGGTGCCTAAGTTTAACCTCCTGAATATCCCAGGTCAGTCCCCAGCCGCAGCTGGCCCCGGCTCCAACTTGACTTCAGGTCCCAACGTGGGACCCACTGCCAGTGCTGCTCTTCCTGTTCTG AGTGAAGCAAATGATGTGAAAGGAAACGCTTCATCAGAGGCGGCACAACCAGCAACAGAATG TGGAAAGAGTGTGGCGGAGCAGGAAAGCGAGCCAGCCAAGCCTGCAGTCAACTTAGAGGAGATCAGAGCTGAGATCAGAGCTGAGCTCAAGGCAAAGATCGAGGAAGAGGCGTACAATAAAGG CTTGCAAGAGGGACTGAAGCAAAGCAAAGCTCTTCAGGAAGAAAAGCATGAAGAGGAGGACGCTGCAGAGAAACTGCTGGAATCAAAAATTAAGGATGAAGAGAGTGGAAAGAAGATAAAGACCAGCAG GAGGCTGGAGGAGGTCCTGGTTCTTTTCGGGCGGTTTTGGCCCAAGATTACCTGGAGTAAGCGACTTCTCGGGATCGCCCTGATAGTTTTCCTGGTGATGTGTCTGGttatcagtatttttacattcttCAGTGACTACTACAACAGACGTGAGGACACGTAA